The following DNA comes from Flavobacterium sp. N3904.
AAGGAAAGTCATATTTCATATACCACAATGGCGCAACTCAACCCAATGGTGGAAGTTTTAGAAGATCGGTTTGTGTAGATCGTTTGTACTACAACAAAGACGGAACGATGAAACGCGTGATTATGACAACGGAGGGGATAACAGATTAAAGAGAAAGCAGATTGGAGAAGGCAGATTGCAGTCGCAAAATGTTACATCTAACAAATACATTATCCTTATATTTTCTTAAATAACTGATATGTTTAAAAACCGAATTATGAAACTACATAAACTATTTTCCATCTTACTTGTTTTAATTGGCACCTCATCATTTGCTCAAGACATTACCGTTCATGATCCAGTAATGATCAAGCAAAAAGATACCTACTATTTATATTGCACCGGAAAAGGTATCAGCGCTTTCAGTTCGAAAGATTTAAAAAACTGGAATCCAGAACCCCAAATATTCAAAGAAAAACCTCTTTGGGTGGATGCAGTCGTTCCCAATTTCGACAATCACATTTGGGCACCGGACATTTCTTTTCACAACAACACTTATTATTTGTATTATTCGGTTTCCGCTTTCGCAAAAAACACTTCGGCGATTGGAGTGACGACCAACACCACTTTGGATCCAAAAGACCCAGCCTACAAATGGGTCGATCAGGGAATTGTCATTCAATCCATTCCCAACCGTGATCTTTGGAACGCCATCGATCCCAATTTGACTTTCGACGAAAACAATACGCCTTGGCTGGCTTTCGGTTCTTTTTGGGAAGGTTTGAAAATGGTGAAACTGAATCCAGATTTAAAATCAATCGCACAACCGCAAGAATGGCGAACTATTGCCAAACGCAAAAGAACATTTGAACTAGCTGATTCCGATCCCGGCGATGGTGCGCTCGAAGCTCCTTTTGTATTTAAGAAAAACGATTATTATTACTTGTTCCTTTCGTGGGATTTGTGTTGTCGAGGCGAAAAAAGCACGTATAAAGTTGTGGTAGGAAGATCCAAAACCATAACAGGACCTTACGTTGACAAAGACGGAAAATTACTAACCGAAGGTGGAGGAACTTTGTTAATTCAGGGAGATAAAAATTGGTACGGAGCTGGACACAACAGCACCTATACTTTTGATGGTAAAGATTATATCATATACCACGCTTATGACGCCAAACAAAATGGAAGACCGTTATTACAAATAAAACAATTGCAATGGGATGCTGATTTATGGCCAACGCTGTAAAAAAATTTAATTTATTTTAAAAATGTATATTACACACTTATTTTATTTATCTTGCAACTCGTTAATAAAAAACGTTGATGAAAATATTTAATTTAAAAAGCCACACATTAATTCTGATAGCTTCATTTTCGCTTTCAAGCACAATGAATGCTCAGAATAGTGCAAATAAAACCGCTGGATATCCAATTTCTGCAGTTAACATTCAAAATGTAAAACTAACGGATAACTTTTGGTTACCTATTATCAAAAGAGTTCAGGAAAAAACCATCGAATATGCCATTCATAAATGTGAGGAAGAAGGTCGTTTGGATAATTTCCTGATTGCAGGCGGAAAGATGAAAGGCGAAGTGAAAGGGCAAATGCCTTTTGACGACACCGATATATACAAAATTATAGAAGGCGCTTCGAATACCCTGATAAGTGAGCCCAACCCAAAACTAGAAAAATTATTGGATTCCCTTATAGGCATTATCAAAGTGGGTCAGGAAAAAGACGGTTATTTGACCACTTGGCGAACCATCAATCCAGCCAAACCACCAGCACCGTGGGTTCCCGTTATAGAGGGAAAACGTTGGGAATCCTTGCAAATAAGCCATGAATTGTACAACTCAGGCCATATGATAGAAGCGGCAGTAGTGCATTATGAAGCAACAGGAAAAAGAAACTTTTTGGATATTGCCATCAAAAACGCCAATCTATTAGTTCTAACTTTTGGAGATAATCCGGAGCAAGTTCATGGTGTTCCTGGCCATCAAATTGTCGAAACGGGTTTGGTGAATCTCTATCGAATAACCAATAATAAAGCCTATTTGCAATTGGCCAAATATTTTCTAGACAACCGCGGAAATCCAAAAAACCATAAACTATACGGTGCTTATGCACAAGATGACATTCCGGTTATCCAACAAAAAGAAGCAGTGGGTCATGCCGTAAGAGCCGTTTATATGTATTCTGGAATGACAGATATTGCCGCAATATACAACGACAAAAATTATCTCGATGCCGTAAACGCTCTATGGACCAATATGGTCAACAAAAAAATGTACATCACTGGTGGCATTGGTGCTGTACATGATGGTGAAGCCTTTGGAGCAAACTATGAATTACCCAACCTAACGGCTTACAACGAAACTTGTGCCGCCATTGGCGATGTCTATTGGAACCACAGACTGCACAATATGACTGGAAATTCTGGTTATTTTGATGTAATTGAACGCTCTTTATACAACGGATTAATATCTGGAATTTCATTAGACGGAAAACAATTTTTTTATCCAAATGCACTAGAATCCGATGGTATTTACAAAAACAACAGAGGTTCTTGCACCCGCCAATCGTGGTTTGACTGTTCCTGTTGCCCAACAAACTTGATTCGTTTTATCCCTTCAATTCCGGGATTGATTTATTCTACAAGCAAAAATGTTCTTTATGTGAATTTATATGCTTCGAATACTGCAAAAATTTCTTTGGACAAAACAGAATTGGAAGTTTCTCAACAAACCAATTATCCTTGGGATGGCAAAGTTGTTTTGACAGTTTCTCCAAAAAAAGAAAGCGAATTCACTATCAAGTTAAGGATTCCAGGCTGGGCCAAAAATCAAGTCTTGCCCGGAGATTTATACAGTTATGCAACTCCCGCTTCCGCAAAAGTTACGCTGACGATAAACGGAAAACCTTTCGATTACAAAGAAGATAACGGATACATCACCATCAGCCGAAACTGGAAAAAAGGTGACATCATAAACCTGAATTTTCCAATGGAAGTAAAAGAAGTGGTAACCAATACAAAAGTGGAAGGCAACATCGGGAAAGTAGCTTTGGAATATGGACCGATTGTGTATGCTATCGAAGAAATTGACAATCCAGCCAACTTTGATAAAATCACCATCAATGCCAATGACACTTTCAAAGTAACTAAAGAAGATAATCTTTTAGAAGGAGTAAATACCATCCAAACGTCACAACTAAAAGCCATTCCTTATTACTCCTGGTCGAACAGAGGCGTTGGAAAAATGAAAGTTTGGATAGAATTGAAAAAATAAAAGAGATGATAGACTGAGAGATAATAGAATATAGACACTGTAATAGCACAATTATTAAAGTTTAAAACTCAATGCAACAACTTGAAACTTTTAAACTTTAAACTTTAAACAAAAAAATATGAAATCAAATTTAATCACCAAAATAACCCTTTGCGGTCTATTATTAAACGGCATTTACGCCAATGCACAAAAGACGACTCTGGAAGTAAACACCAGTAAAACCATTACCAAAATTCAGCCAACAATGTATGGAATCTTTTTTGAAGATATCAACTTTGCTGCCGATGGGGGTTTGTACGCCGAAATGGTAAAAAACCGCTCATTTGAATTTGATGACCCTTTAATGGGGTGGAATCAGCCAAAAAGCGACAAACATAATTTTAATACCGAATCTGGAATTGCTGTTCCTGTTCAATTTTCAAAAAAAGGGAACAATCATAATTATTGCCGAATTACGGTAAAAGATGCTAAAGGCTATGAAATCATCAATGAAGGTTTCAGAGGAATGGGAATTAAAAGCGGAGCAAAATACAATTTGACTCTAAAAGCATCCAAAGAAGCAGGAAATATTTCCAAAATAATTATTCAATTCATTGGAAAAGATAATAAAGTTTTAAGCGAAACGAGCATTGTTCCTACTGCTTCAGATTGGAAAGAATATACCGCTCAGCTTACTCCAACAGCTACAGAAGCAAAAGCAAAATTGCGTTTTACTTTTGAAGGAACAGGAACTATTGATTTGGATATGATTTCATTATTCCCGAAAGACACTTGGAACAATAGAAAAAATGGTCTTCGCAAAGATTTAGTACAATTACTATATGATATGAAACCTGGCTTTTTACGTTTTCCAGGTGGCTGTATTGTTGAGGGAAGAACTTTGGCACAACGTTACCAATGGAAAAAAACAGTTGGAGAAGTTGATAATAGAGAAAGCTTAGTTAACCGCTGGAATACAGAGTTTGCACACAAACCAACACCCGATTATTTTCAGTCTTTTGGTTTAGGATTTTTTGAATATTTTCAATTATCAGAAGATATCGGAGCTAGTCCATTACCAATTTTAAGTTGTGGAATGGCTTGTCAGTTCAATACAGGCGAAATGGTTCCTATGGATCAATTGGATCCTTATGTGCAGGATGCGATTGACTTAATTGAATTTGCCAACGGAAGCGTAGATACTCCGTGGGGAAAAGTTCGTTCGGATATGGGTCACCCAAAACCGTTCAATTTGAAATTTATTGGAGTAGGAAACGAACAATGGGGAACAGATTATATCGAGCGTTATAAAGTGTTTGAAAAAGCAATCAAAGCAAAACATCCAGAAATTACAATTGTTTCAGGAAGCGGACCATTTCCAGAAGGAGATTATTTTGAGTATGCACAATCGGAACTTAAAAAATTGAATGCCGAAATCATAGATGAACATTATTATAAAGAACCAAAATGGTTTAGAGAAAACGCAACTCGTTACGACAATTATGACCGTAAAGGGCCAAAAATTTTCGCAGGTGAATATGCCGCACAATCGGTAGCCATTGCAAGTCCAGATAACAAAAACAGTTGGGAATGTGCTTTTTCTGAAGCCGCTTTTATGACCGGAATGGAACGCAACGCTGAAGTAGTTCATCTTACTTCGTATGCTCCTTTATTTGCTCACGAAGAAGGTTGGCAATGGACACCGGATATGATTTGGTTTAATAATTTAGAGTCCTTTGGAACACCAAATTATTATGTGCAAAAATTATTCGCTAACAATAAAGGAACTGATTTATTATCCATCACCAAAGATGGAAAAGCAGTTACTGGTCAAAACGATTTGTTTGCATCGGCAGTGAAAGATGTAAATACTAAAGAAGTAATTGTAAAACTGGTTAATACTTCAGCAAAAGCGCAGGACATTACAGTTGATTTAAAAGGAAGCAAACTCCAATCAAAAGGAACCGTTATTACGCTTACAAGCCCAAATACTAATGACGAAAACTCATTTGCTTCGCCTAAGAAAATCAGCCCGAAAGAAAACGAATATATCTTGAAAAGTGAGAAAGCCCAATTGAGTGTTCCAGCCTATTCTGTAACTGTTTTGAAGTTGAAAATGAAATAGTTTCAACATAAAATAAATTAAGTGTTTTTTATACACTTATTAAATAATTATATATATATTTGTACTTATATAAAAAGATTTGTGATGAAAAATTATGTGATAGGATTAGATTATGGCTCAGATTCTGTTCGTGCAGTATTGATAGACACTGAAAATGGACAGGAATTAGCGTCAAGCGTTTGTGATTACAAGCGATGGGCAACTAAAGAATATTGTAATGCCTCAATAAACCAGTTTCGTCAACATCCTTTGGATCACATCGAAGGATTGGAAACTACCATAAAATATGTAGTTGAAAATAGTAAAGTAGATCCTTCGCTTATACGAAGCATTTGTATCGACACTACAGGATCTTCACCAGTTCCGGTTGCCGAAGATGGAACTCCATTGGCACTGACCAAAGGTTTCGAAAACAATCCAAATGCCATGATGGTCTTATGGAAAGATCACACCGCCATAAACGAAGCAAACGAAATCAATGAATTGGCAGCCAACTGGGGCGGAGAAAATTTTACTAAATATGAAGGGGGAATCTATTCATCGGAATGGTTTTGGGCCAAAATCCTTCACGTTGCCAGACAGGACGAAGCCGTAAAAAAAGCTGCTCATACTTGGATGGAACACTGCGACTTAATGACGTATTTGTTGATTGACAATAAAGATTTGAAATCATTCAAAAGAAGTCGTTGCGCCGCGGGACATAAAGCGATGTGGCACGAAGACTGGAATGGTTTACCACCAGAAGAATTTTTAGGACAATTAGATCCATATCTAGCTACACTTCGAGGAAAATTATATAATGAAACTTATACATCTGATTTAGTTGCAGGTAATTTAAGTCAAGAATGGGCAACTCGATTGGGACTTTCAACCAATACAGTTATTGCAGTAGGAACTTTTGATGCACATTCAGGTGCGGTGGGAGCCAAAATTGACGAGCATACTTTGGTACGCGTAATGGGAACCTCAACTTGTGATATTATTGTGGATACCAAAGAATCTATCGGAACAAAAACGGTTCGCGGAATCTGCGGACAAGTTGACGGATCGGTAATTCCAGGATTCATTGGTCTGGAAGCGGGACAATCTGCTTTTGGAGATTTATTGGCTTGGTACAAAGAATTATTGTTATGGCCAACAGATAATTTATTAGCCTCTTCTACTCTATTGAATGAAGAACAAAAAGCACATTTGAAAGCGGAAATCAGCGACAATCTAATCAAACAATTAACTGCTGAAGCTGAAAAAATTCCGTTATCAGAAAGTATACCAGTTGCCTTAGACTGGATTAACGGGCGACGAACTCCAGACGCCAATCAAGAACTAAAAAGCGCCATCGCAAACTTATCTTTAGGAACAAAAGCACCGCATGTATTCAAATCATTGGTAAATGCGATTTGTTTTGGATCTAAAAAAATTGTAGATCGTTTTGAAGAAGAAGGTGTTCGAATTGATACCGTGATTGGTATTGGTGGTGTGGCTCGTAAATCACCATTTATCATGCAAACTTTGGCCAATGTATTGAACAAACCAATCAAAGTAGCTTTATCAGATCAGGCCCCTGCATTGGGAGCTGCTATTTATGCAGCAGTCGCAGCCGGGATTTATCCAAACGTAATTGAAGCGGCTCAAAAAATGGGAAGTCCCTTTGAAAGCGAATATAATCCACAGCTTGACAAAGTAGCCGCCTATAACAAGTTGCTTTTGGCATATGATCAATTAAGTGCTTATGCAGATCCATCCATCAAAAAACAACAACATGAGCTCTATATATAAAGATTTAAAGCAAGAATGCTACGAAGCGAATATGCAGTTGAATGCATTGAATTTGGTAGTCTACACTTTTGGAAATGTGAGTGCCGTTGACCGAAAAAATGGTGTTTTTGCCATTAAACCAAGCGGTATTCCTTACGAAGACCTAAAACCGGAAGATATTGTTATTGTTGATTTTGACAATAACATCATTGAAGGAAGTATGCGCCCTTCTTCGGACACCAAAACACACGCATATCTATACAAAAACTGGCCAAACATTGGTGGTGTCGCACATACTCATGCGACCTATTCAGTAGCTTGGGCACAATCACAAAGAGACATTCCGATTTTTGGAACCACCCATGCCGATCACCTAACCTCCGATATCCCCTGCGCTGCCCCAATGAATGACAGCTTAATCGAAGGAAATTACGAGCATAATACGGGTATCCAAATTTTGGATTGTTTTAAAGAAAAAAACCTTTCCTACGAAGAAGTCGAAATGATTCTGATAGGAAACCACGGGCCTTTTGCTTGGGGAAAAAATGCTGCTAAAGCAGTTTACAACAGTAAAGTACTGGAAGTTGTAGCAGAGATGGCGTACCTGACTTTGCAAATAAATCCTAATGCACCTAGATTGAAGGATTCTTTGATCAAAAAACATTACGAACGCAAGCACGGAAAAGATTCGTATTACGGACAGTAATTTTAGTTTAAGGTTTCTTTGGTTTAAAGTTGTTTAAACTAAAACGAACCTTTAAACAATTTTAAACTTTAAACAATTTTAAAAAAATAGTATAATGATAGATATATCTCAAAAAGAAATTTGGTTTGTAGTAGGAAGCCAAGAATTATACGGTGAAGAAACATTAAGAAAAGTAGCCGAGCATTCTCAAATAATAGCAGAAGGATTGGATGCATCCTCAAAATTACCAGTGAAATTGGTATACAAAGATGTAGTAAAATCGCCTGCTCAAATCATGAATGTATGTTTGGAAGCGAATTCCAACAAAAACTGTATTGGTATCGTAGCTTGGATGCACACTTTTTCACCAGCCAAAATGTGGATTCGTGGTTTAAGCATTTTGAATAAACCATTATGTCACTTACATACACAATTCAACGCCGAAATTCCTTGGGCTTCAATCGACATGGACTTCATGAACTTGAACCAATCGGCTCATGGCGACAGAGAATTTGGTTTTATCATGTCCAGAATGCGCAAAAAACGCAAAGTGATTGTAGGACACTGGGAAGACGAACGCGTTCAAACCAAAATAGGAAACTGGACAAGAGTGGCGCTAGGCTGGAATGAACTTCAAAACCTAAAAGTAGCCCGTATTGGTGACAATATGCGTGAAGTTGCTGTTACCGAAGGAGATAAAGTAGAAGCTCAAATTCGTTTTGGAGTTTCTGTCAATGGATATGATTCTTCGGATGTGACCAAACATATCGAGAAAGTAACCGACAAACAATTGAACGATTTATTGGCTGTTTATGAAGCTTCTTATAATTTGACTCCATCATTGAAAGAAGGCGGAGCGCAAAGACAATCATTGGCAGATGCTGCAAAAATTGAATTGGGACTGAGAGCTTTCTTGGAAGAAGGGGCTTTTGGAGCATTTACCGATACTTTTGAAAATTTAGGCGCCTGGAAACAACTACCTGGAATAGCAACCCAACGTTTGATGGCCGATGGTTATGGTTTTGGTGGAGAAGGAGATTGGAAAACAGCTGCAATGGTTAGAGCCTTGAAAGTAATGAATGTGGGACTTGAAGGAGGAACTTCGTTCATGGAAGATTATACATATCACTTTACTCCTCAAAAATCATACGTTTTGGGATCGCACATGCTGGAAATTTGTCCATCTATCGCTGATGGAAAACCAAATTGCGAAGTACATCCATTAGGAATTGGTGGAAAAGAAGATCCAGCTCGTTTGGTGTTTAATTCACCTGCCGGTGATGCAATCAACGTATCTTTGGTAGATATGGGAACCCGTTTCAGATTAATTGTAAACGAAGTAACAGCAGTAAAACCAATGGCTGAATTGCCTAAACTTCCGGTAGCGCGTGTATTGTGGGATTGCAAACCAAACCTTGATATTGCAGCTACGGCTTGGATTCTTGCCGGTGGTGCACATCATACCGTTTACAGCCAAGCAGTAACTACTGAATTTATGGAAGATTTTGCAGATATTGCAGGTATTGAATTGTTGGTAATCGATGCAGATACGACCATCCGTAATTTCAAAGATACAATCAATGCAAATGAAGCGTATTTTCATTTGTTTCAACATGGTTTGTAATAACTAAAAAATATGTAGGTTAGCACTGCTCGCGTGAGTGATGGCAGTGGAGCTCTTTTTTATTAATTGCACCGCCTTTAAAGGTGGTGCAATTAATAAAAAAAGCGGGAACGTACAGCACGACCCGACCTTTTTCGGGAGGGACACGCCCAAAAGAATAATAGCATTGTTTATAGAATTAAAAAACCAAACCTATGAATCTAGTAAAACGTTGTATTTATGGAATTTCCATTTTAAGTTTAGCAAGTATGAATGTACAGTGTAAAGGAGAGAAAAAAGCAGATGCGGGAGAAACTGCTCTGGAAGCTAAAGCTACCGATTCGGTATCTATAGCAAAAACGGTTTATGGTAAAACAGACAAAGGGGTGCAAATAGACCGCTACACACTTAAAAACCATAAAGGAATGAAAGTAAACATCATTACTTATGGTGGTATTATTTCTTCCCTGAAAGTGCCCAACAAAGCGGGTAAATCCGAAGAGGTGGTGATTGGTTTTAATTCATTGGATCAATACATGAAGCCCAATCCGTATTTTGGAGCCCTTATCGGAAGGTATGGCAACCGAATTGCAAAAGGTGAATTTTCATTGGACGGAAAAGAATATTCATTGGCGATCAACAACGCACCAAACGCTTTGCATGGAGGACCGGAAGGTTTTCACAGAGTCGTTTGGACTGCAGAGGAAGCCAAAGGCGGAGACACTGCTTCACTCAAATTGAAGTATGTAGCCAAAGACATGGAAGAAGGCTATCCTGGAAACTTGACAGTTTATGTAACCTACACTTTGAACCAAGACAACGCATTGGATGTTTTGTATGAAGCGACTACCGACAAGAAAACGGTAGTGAACTTGACTCAACATTCGTATTTCAATCTGTCATCTGATTTCTCTAAAAATATTTTGGATCACGAAATCACGATTGATGCTGACAAATTGGTTCCTGTAGCTGCCACTTTGATTCCAACTGGGCAATTGACGGATGTAACCAATACGCCTTTTGATTTTAGAAAATCAAAAGCTATTGGAAAAGACATTGAGGCCAAAGACGAACAGTTGAAAAATGGATTGGGGTATGACCACTGTTGGGTATTGAACAATCAAGGTAAGGGAGAACGTTTTGCGGCCTCGGCCTATGATGCAACTAGTGGAAGACTATTGGAAGTATACACTGACCAACCTGGAATCCAATTCTATTCTGGTAACTTCCTTGACGGGACTTTACCGATGAGAAATGGCGGAACTTATGCGCATAGAACTGGTTTTTGCTTGGAAACACAACATTATCCAGATTCACCAAATCAAAAAGATTTCCCTACGACTGTTTTGAGTCCAGGAGAAAATTATAAAACGAAAACGACTTTTAAATTTTCAGTTAAGTAAAAGCTAAATAGTTTTAGATTTCTGATCCTATTTTATACTTTTACAAAACATAAGCCTTTTCAATGCTGGGTTTGTGTAACAATTTGTAGCAAAGAATAATACCACTATAATTGTCTTAGTGAAGTAAATGTTTGATTATGTTGTCACGATTACTAAAACAATTTAGAATACTAGTTATCATATAATTTGGTTATTTGTTGAATATCTAGTTTAGAAACTAACCACTGTTAGTTTTGTAAATTCCTCGGGAGATTATACTTCCGAGGTTTTTTTGTTTATAAAGTAAGATTTATACAGTTTCATTCTTATATTTGTTTTCTAAAGCTTGCTTTTAGTAGCACACATAATTTGGAGAATAACAATTTATTTTTATTAATTATTACTGTCCAAATCTTATTATACTGCGGAGCATTAATATAACCATTGTTGAAAATAAATAAGAATGATAATAACTCAAAAAAATGAATTTAAAAAAGCAGTTTTACTTCTTATTTTTCTCTCTTTTCAATATATAAATGCCCAAATAACGCTAACCAATAATATTGGAACAACACTTGTTAAGACTGATATGCTTCCTTGTGAAGGAAATGAAAGTTGGTCCAGAGTTTTTAATCTCTCCGATTATGGTATAAAACCAAATGAACAATTTATTATTAAATCGGCACAAATTGGAATTAGTAAATCAGATACTGGTTCAAACTTATATATTCGGGTCTATAGTATAGACGACTCAAAATTTCCTAACTATGATTATTCTCTTTATCCAGAAACTGTTCTTGGATCCCGTGGGATGGCTCAAACACCACTTGTTACTGGTACACCCCAAATTTTAAAAGTTGATTTTGATGAACCCATAATTGTTCCTGCTGGTGTAAGAAGAATTTTGGTATCAATAGAAAAACAAGAAGATTTCTATAATCCAGATTCTGCAGAATTGCTTGTTGCAGGAACAGCCCAGGATAAAGGTGAATCCTGGTATGTTGGTTGTGAGACCCACTATGATATAATTTCTACAAAAGATTTACCAATCCCCGTTCCAAATGCAAATTTTTATATAAATGTAACTGGCGAGGTTTTTGATTCGAAAAGTTCAGGTTCAATAACGAGATTGACACATAATACATGTGATGATGTAATAAAGACGGGGATATATTCCTGTACTTCTAGTTATATTTATTGGGCAAGAGCCTTTAATTTAAAAGATTTTGGAATATCAAATAAAGAAGAATTCCTAATTAATTCTGGCCAGGTTGGAATTAGTAATACTGGTTCTTCACACTCAGAAGTTAGTTTTAATATCTATAAAATAGACAGCAATTTTCCTGCTTCTTTTTCCGAAACAGACTTAATTGGAAGTAGCCAAATCCAAAGCCTGCCAAACAGTATAAGTCAACCTCAAGTTATACAAGTAGATTTTAAAACACCAATAGTAATTCCTGCTGGAGTTGAAAAAATTCTGGTGGAAGTTTTAAAAGGAGTTGGCTGGGGAGATGGTGTAGCTTTTATATCTGGTTCAGCTCAGGATAATGATGTGTCATGGCAGAGAGGCTGTACTTCCTTGTCTGGAGCTGGGGATAAATATGTTTCTACTGCAGATTTTGGATATCCAAATGCAAATTTCTACATCAACGTAACCGGAAATGTAAAAAATGTTTCGAATCATTTCGAAATGAATTTTTCAAATATCTGTTCTGAATTTTTAAAAGAATTTAGTGTCGATGATCAGTCAAAAGTTGGTTCAATTGCATGGGATTTTGGGGACCCTGCTTCGGGAATAAATAATACATCTACAGATTTATCTCCTTTTCACGATTTTTCAGTAGATGGAAAATATACTGTTACAGCCATAGTTACAGGTAAAGATGGAAGTGTTGAAACGTTGACCGAAAAAATCGATGCAAAAGAACCCCCAAAAGCATACGGGATTAATAATATTTATGCATGCGAAAGTGTATCTGGCACAGGTATTTCAACATCTTTTGATGTTTCAACGATTACGCAACAGGTTATAGGAGGTCAAACCGATAAAGACGTTATTTTTATAGATGGAAAGGGAAACAAATATACTTCATTACCAAATCCTTTTACCAACACTATTAAAGATAGAGAAACAATAACGGTAAGAGTAAGTCATAAAGATAACCTTTGTTGCTATTCTGAAACTAGCTTTGATTTAATTGTAAACCCATTACCAAACTTACTGGCTGTTTCTGATTTGATTGTCTGTGATAACGATAAAGATGGTTTTGGACAATTTAATTTAAAGCCAATAGAAACGTTGATTGTAGGAGCTATATCAGATATAAAAGTCGAATTTTATCATCAAAACGGACATAAAATAACGGCTCCATTAAATGCAATTACTAATTTAATTACCAAGGAGGAAATAATAAAAGTAAAAGCCATAAATACAAATACAAATTGTGACAACGAAGCAACTTTTAAATTAATAGTAAATACGCCACCAACCGCAAACCCTTTACAAGAGCTTCTGGGCTGTGATGATAATAATGATGGAATTTCAGAATATTTTGACACTTCGAATATTGAATCTATTGTTTTAGGAAACCAAACAGGAATGAAAGTTTCCTATTTTAATGCCAGTGGAAATGAATTAACAAGCCCCTTGCCTAATCCTTACAGAAATACTACTAAGAATAAAGAAACAATCACTGTTAGAGTGACAAATAGTTTGACTAATTGTTATGCAGAATCACCATTAGTTTTAAAAACAACTTCGCAACCAAAAATTAACAAGCCTACCAATAAGTATGCTTGCGACGAAGGCAATGGTTTTGCGAGTTTCGATATGTCTAATTTAAAAACCGAAATTATAGGGAATCAACCTGGTCTAAAAATAAGCTATTTTGACAGTAATCGAAATGAATTACCAAGTCCCTTACCCCCTTTATTTAAAAATACGCAATCAAAATTACAAACAATAAATGTAAAGGTAGAAAGCGAAATAAATAGTCTTTGTAATTCTGAAACAAGTTTCGACCTAATAATAAATGA
Coding sequences within:
- a CDS encoding T9SS type B sorting domain-containing protein, giving the protein MIITQKNEFKKAVLLLIFLSFQYINAQITLTNNIGTTLVKTDMLPCEGNESWSRVFNLSDYGIKPNEQFIIKSAQIGISKSDTGSNLYIRVYSIDDSKFPNYDYSLYPETVLGSRGMAQTPLVTGTPQILKVDFDEPIIVPAGVRRILVSIEKQEDFYNPDSAELLVAGTAQDKGESWYVGCETHYDIISTKDLPIPVPNANFYINVTGEVFDSKSSGSITRLTHNTCDDVIKTGIYSCTSSYIYWARAFNLKDFGISNKEEFLINSGQVGISNTGSSHSEVSFNIYKIDSNFPASFSETDLIGSSQIQSLPNSISQPQVIQVDFKTPIVIPAGVEKILVEVLKGVGWGDGVAFISGSAQDNDVSWQRGCTSLSGAGDKYVSTADFGYPNANFYINVTGNVKNVSNHFEMNFSNICSEFLKEFSVDDQSKVGSIAWDFGDPASGINNTSTDLSPFHDFSVDGKYTVTAIVTGKDGSVETLTEKIDAKEPPKAYGINNIYACESVSGTGISTSFDVSTITQQVIGGQTDKDVIFIDGKGNKYTSLPNPFTNTIKDRETITVRVSHKDNLCCYSETSFDLIVNPLPNLLAVSDLIVCDNDKDGFGQFNLKPIETLIVGAISDIKVEFYHQNGHKITAPLNAITNLITKEEIIKVKAINTNTNCDNEATFKLIVNTPPTANPLQELLGCDDNNDGISEYFDTSNIESIVLGNQTGMKVSYFNASGNELTSPLPNPYRNTTKNKETITVRVTNSLTNCYAESPLVLKTTSQPKINKPTNKYACDEGNGFASFDMSNLKTEIIGNQPGLKISYFDSNRNELPSPLPPLFKNTQSKLQTINVKVESEINSLCNSETSFDLIINDLPSVKIEKTYFLCNLEPSLNVSVDNNLDYYSWKFQESDVISNTNEANLVNAGKYTLVVGKIQNNIYCENNYEFELIRSVLPTIKEVKYKELSDNNFIEIISTSQGNLEYSIDGVNYQESNYFPNILGGTYTAYIRDKEGCGEDLKEVTLIDYPKFFTPNNDGHNDIWQIKSLNKFPNSKISIYDRYGKLLTELSENDFGWDGFCNGKEMPSDDYWFKANLNNKIVFSGHFALKR